One region of Salinibacterium sp. TMP30 genomic DNA includes:
- a CDS encoding phosphodiesterase — protein sequence MTGYESQYPRPDHFVLHLSDTHFLAGEKKLYNTLDSEVKLQKLFSELEASGSRPEAIIFTGDLADKGEPDAYRSLRAIVEPAAERLGAQVVWVMGNHDDRSTFATALLDEPASEAPIDRVIDINGLRIITLDSTVPGHHYGHLSDAQLLWLQNVLAAPAPHGTILAMHHPPVPSMLDLAVTVELRAQKDLAAVIRGSDIRSIIAGHLHYSTTATFAGIPVSVASATCYTQDLNVALAGSRSRDGAQSFNLIHVYDETVLHSVVPLGDYESLAYVTPEQTAMILAREGITIAPATNAHVVPSTISV from the coding sequence ATGACCGGATACGAGTCGCAATACCCACGACCCGACCATTTTGTGTTGCACCTGAGCGACACACATTTTCTTGCGGGCGAAAAGAAGCTATACAACACCCTCGATAGCGAGGTGAAGCTACAGAAACTGTTTTCGGAACTCGAAGCATCCGGGTCCCGACCCGAAGCAATCATCTTCACCGGAGACCTTGCCGACAAAGGCGAACCCGACGCCTACCGGTCGTTGCGCGCAATCGTAGAGCCCGCCGCCGAACGACTCGGCGCACAAGTTGTGTGGGTCATGGGCAACCACGACGACCGCAGCACCTTCGCAACAGCGCTGCTCGATGAGCCCGCAAGCGAAGCACCCATCGATCGCGTCATCGACATCAACGGGTTGCGCATCATCACCCTCGACTCCACCGTGCCCGGCCACCACTACGGACACCTTTCGGATGCTCAGCTGCTGTGGCTGCAGAATGTGCTCGCCGCCCCGGCACCCCACGGCACCATCCTCGCCATGCACCACCCACCCGTGCCCAGCATGCTTGACCTTGCCGTGACCGTTGAACTGCGGGCACAGAAAGATCTGGCTGCAGTGATTCGCGGCAGCGACATCCGCAGCATCATTGCCGGCCACCTGCACTACTCGACCACCGCAACGTTCGCCGGAATCCCCGTGTCCGTCGCCTCAGCAACCTGCTACACCCAAGATCTGAACGTTGCGTTGGCTGGCAGTCGCAGCCGGGATGGCGCGCAATCGTTCAACCTGATCCACGTGTACGACGAAACCGTGCTGCACTCGGTTGTGCCCCTCGGCGACTACGAGAGTCTCGCCTACGTGACCCCCGAACAGACAGCAATGATTCTGGCGAGGGAAGGTATCACCATCGCCCCCGCCACCAATGCGCACGTCGTACCTAGCACGATCTCCGTCTAA